One Thauera sp. K11 DNA window includes the following coding sequences:
- a CDS encoding transcriptional regulator translates to MDEKMAFSQRLADALRASGYEPRPSVLEKEFNTRYWGRPVTYQAVTRWLKGEAVPGQDKLQVLAEWLGVEPQYLRFGEAVVGRIRERKTRWEEGFSAEERQLLDAYLRLPMDKRKLLCELMRTFVAAYGEKDRT, encoded by the coding sequence ATGGACGAAAAAATGGCTTTCTCTCAAAGACTTGCCGACGCACTACGGGCATCCGGCTATGAGCCTCGACCCTCGGTGCTTGAGAAGGAGTTCAACACTCGCTACTGGGGGCGGCCCGTGACCTATCAGGCCGTGACCCGTTGGCTGAAAGGAGAGGCGGTTCCTGGTCAGGACAAGTTGCAGGTACTGGCCGAGTGGCTGGGCGTCGAACCGCAATACCTGCGCTTCGGCGAAGCGGTAGTCGGACGGATACGCGAGCGCAAGACGCGCTGGGAGGAAGGCTTCAGCGCCGAGGAACGGCAGTTGCTCGACGCTTACCTACGGCTGCCGATGGACAAGCGCAAGCTGCTGTGCGAACTGATGCGGACCTTCGTTGCGGCATACGGAGAGAAGGACCGAACTTGA
- a CDS encoding transglutaminase-like domain-containing protein, with protein MKISFPRCVVSILLAASAASAQALCLDTAEDPLLCETREIRFRGEAAQVLRNKAAALGNAADIYAYLRNHAEYTPYYGARSDSINSFGGLVGNDVDLASTLIAMLRSQGIKARYALGSATIQKNPLANQLRVDNIALLPTVLGSQGVIYTANTDTTMTIERTWVEALVPYRAYRGAAPATCAAESVDCRWVALDPSFKQKRYAHPDKHLLLRDVGFDFTAYYNADNPASPNHDASLKNKNPITIFEEKAQAYLKANHAGVTLDDVADVGEIVADDSGLLPASLPFAATTTGRYPSVDDHDAAISTRWRRMASVTLEVDDCGDTAHVLPSAQVPLAVLASSRLTFGTLTDGGQTRFGFQLDGVQQGSTVTLGSQQVSCTDGSTRTLGAGSRVTATVSFDNIDQDSAAVSAKYDNLTIGGYFVLATGAEVSNWDQVKRAYTRLNEANDQYPLVVDSGGAVYVDRNGNGAVDTGDTLLGNHAQAREALVGGLLDVASRLYVRSLKHSVDRYTLLTNHIDLLQSSGAF; from the coding sequence ATGAAGATTTCCTTCCCCAGATGTGTCGTGTCGATCCTGCTTGCGGCGAGTGCTGCCAGCGCGCAGGCACTCTGCCTCGACACCGCAGAAGACCCGCTGCTGTGCGAAACCCGCGAAATCCGTTTCCGGGGCGAAGCGGCACAGGTCTTGCGCAACAAGGCCGCCGCCTTGGGCAACGCTGCGGACATCTACGCCTACCTGCGCAACCATGCGGAATACACCCCGTATTACGGCGCGCGCAGTGACTCGATCAACAGTTTCGGCGGGCTCGTCGGCAACGACGTAGACCTCGCCTCCACGCTCATCGCGATGCTGCGCTCGCAAGGCATCAAGGCGCGTTACGCACTGGGTTCGGCCACCATTCAGAAGAACCCGCTTGCCAACCAGCTTCGCGTGGACAACATCGCGCTTCTGCCCACCGTGCTCGGTTCCCAGGGGGTCATCTACACCGCGAACACCGATACCACGATGACCATCGAGCGTACCTGGGTCGAGGCCCTGGTGCCCTACCGTGCCTACCGTGGCGCGGCGCCCGCTACATGCGCCGCGGAGAGCGTCGACTGCCGCTGGGTGGCACTCGACCCCTCCTTCAAGCAAAAGCGCTATGCCCATCCGGACAAGCATCTGCTGCTGAGGGATGTCGGCTTCGATTTCACCGCCTATTACAACGCCGACAACCCGGCGAGCCCGAACCACGATGCGAGCCTGAAAAACAAGAACCCGATCACCATCTTCGAGGAAAAGGCCCAAGCCTACCTGAAGGCGAATCACGCCGGCGTCACGCTGGACGACGTGGCCGATGTGGGCGAAATCGTCGCCGACGACAGTGGCCTGCTGCCGGCGTCACTCCCCTTTGCAGCGACCACAACGGGCCGCTACCCCTCGGTCGACGACCACGATGCCGCAATTTCCACGCGATGGCGCCGGATGGCTTCGGTCACGCTCGAAGTCGACGACTGCGGCGACACCGCCCATGTGCTGCCGTCGGCTCAGGTGCCGCTCGCGGTGCTCGCGAGCTCGCGGCTCACCTTTGGCACCCTGACCGATGGCGGCCAGACCCGTTTCGGCTTCCAGCTCGACGGCGTACAACAGGGCAGCACCGTCACCCTGGGCAGCCAGCAGGTGAGTTGCACCGATGGTTCCACCCGGACGCTCGGCGCGGGCAGCCGCGTGACGGCCACGGTCTCGTTCGACAATATCGACCAGGATTCCGCCGCGGTTTCCGCAAAGTACGACAACCTCACGATTGGCGGGTACTTCGTGCTTGCCACCGGCGCCGAGGTCTCGAACTGGGATCAGGTCAAGCGTGCCTACACCCGGCTCAACGAAGCGAATGACCAGTATCCGCTGGTCGTCGATTCGGGCGGTGCGGTGTACGTCGATCGCAACGGCAATGGCGCCGTGGATACGGGCGATACGCTGCTGGGCAATCACGCCCAGGCTCGCGAAGCCCTGGTTGGCGGCCTGCTCGACGTGGCCTCGCGGCTCTACGTGAGGTCCCTCAAGCACTCCGTGGATCGATATACGCTCTTGACCAACCATATCGACCTCCTGCAGTCCTCGGGGGCATTCTGA
- a CDS encoding YqaJ viral recombinase family nuclease gives MKHGDAIRLVSTKELSRQQWLTIRTGGIGSSDAAAAVGLSPYKSPLALWMEKTGRQAPNDLGQSESVFWGTTLEPVLARVYSERTGNKVRRVNAILQHPDHPFMLANLDRAIGGEGVLEIKTAGYHSAPFWEEGIPEAYQCQVLHQLAVTGKLWADVAVLIAGQDFRIYRVERDDDKVDALIECEEAFWDKVRRDEPPAVDGSESSGKALARLYPHDFGATLDCTGSETLNTLFAELLSFKRQRIQLEFLESTHRQTIQAAMGEASEAIFAGGRVTWKNARDSAVTDVKRLLQEHPELAAQYATTIPGSRRFLMQVDKPATIQKEAS, from the coding sequence ATGAAACATGGCGACGCGATCCGGCTGGTATCCACGAAGGAACTGAGCCGGCAACAGTGGCTCACCATCCGCACCGGCGGCATAGGCTCGTCCGATGCTGCAGCAGCAGTTGGCCTTTCTCCCTACAAGAGCCCCCTGGCACTGTGGATGGAGAAAACCGGCCGTCAGGCACCCAATGACCTCGGTCAGTCCGAATCCGTGTTCTGGGGTACCACGCTGGAGCCGGTACTTGCACGCGTTTACTCGGAACGCACCGGCAACAAGGTGCGACGGGTGAATGCCATTCTGCAACACCCCGACCATCCCTTCATGCTGGCCAATCTGGACCGGGCCATTGGTGGTGAAGGCGTGTTGGAGATCAAGACCGCCGGCTACCACTCGGCTCCGTTCTGGGAGGAGGGTATCCCCGAGGCGTATCAATGCCAGGTGCTCCACCAGTTGGCCGTCACCGGCAAGTTGTGGGCCGATGTTGCGGTCCTGATTGCCGGACAGGACTTCCGCATCTACCGGGTTGAGCGCGACGACGACAAGGTCGACGCACTGATCGAATGCGAGGAAGCCTTTTGGGACAAGGTACGGCGTGATGAACCCCCTGCAGTCGATGGATCGGAATCCAGCGGCAAGGCGCTTGCCCGCCTCTATCCCCATGACTTCGGTGCAACGCTCGACTGCACGGGTTCGGAAACCCTGAACACCTTGTTTGCCGAACTCCTCAGCTTCAAGCGTCAGCGTATCCAACTGGAGTTTCTGGAGAGCACGCACCGGCAGACGATCCAGGCGGCGATGGGCGAAGCCTCCGAGGCCATCTTTGCAGGCGGACGGGTTACGTGGAAGAACGCGCGCGACAGCGCCGTCACTGACGTCAAGCGTCTGCTGCAGGAGCATCCGGAACTGGCTGCGCAGTACGCCACCACCATCCCGGGAAGCCGCCGGTTCCTCATGCAGGTCGACAAACCCGCCACCATTCAGAAGGAGGCATCGTGA
- a CDS encoding DUF932 domain-containing protein, translated as MHLVQTMAYVGQEPWHGLGNQLSPNQPLEVWARQAGMHWRVEAADVRYVINGDDLGSIHAFPEQRVLFRSDTKAPLSVVSRRFQVVQPWEILEFYRDLTEVGGFELETAGVLKEGRKLWALAKTGQSACLKGRDRVNGYLLLATACDGTMATTAQFTSVRVVCNNTLAIALRDGDGAVKVPHRSQFDAQAVKQQLGVSVSSWDAFMVRMKMLSERRVKSHEALSYFLRVFTDSAAPAASGLTNGRAIKAVQALYDGQGHGAELASAKGTAWGLLNSITEYVDHQRRARSQDYRLDSAWFGQGATLKKKALDEALKMTA; from the coding sequence ATGCACCTCGTACAAACGATGGCCTATGTCGGCCAAGAACCTTGGCACGGCCTCGGCAATCAGCTCTCTCCGAATCAACCGCTGGAAGTTTGGGCGCGGCAGGCTGGGATGCACTGGCGCGTCGAAGCGGCGGACGTGCGCTACGTCATCAACGGTGATGACCTGGGCTCCATCCACGCCTTTCCCGAGCAGCGCGTACTGTTCCGTTCGGACACCAAAGCGCCGCTGTCGGTCGTCTCCCGACGCTTTCAGGTCGTGCAGCCCTGGGAAATTCTCGAGTTCTACCGCGACCTGACCGAAGTGGGTGGCTTCGAGCTGGAAACCGCGGGTGTGCTGAAAGAAGGCCGCAAGCTGTGGGCGCTGGCGAAAACCGGCCAAAGCGCCTGCCTCAAAGGCCGTGACCGCGTGAACGGCTACCTGCTGCTGGCGACGGCCTGCGATGGCACGATGGCGACCACCGCGCAGTTCACGTCCGTGCGAGTGGTATGCAACAACACCTTGGCGATTGCCCTGCGTGATGGTGATGGCGCGGTCAAGGTTCCCCACCGCAGCCAGTTCGACGCGCAAGCCGTCAAGCAGCAGTTGGGCGTGTCCGTCTCGTCGTGGGATGCCTTTATGGTTCGCATGAAGATGCTTTCCGAACGCAGGGTGAAATCCCACGAAGCCTTGAGCTACTTCCTACGCGTCTTCACCGATTCGGCCGCGCCAGCCGCGTCCGGTCTGACCAACGGGCGGGCAATCAAGGCGGTGCAGGCGCTCTACGACGGGCAAGGGCATGGTGCCGAACTCGCCTCGGCCAAGGGAACGGCGTGGGGACTGCTCAATTCCATCACCGAGTACGTCGACCACCAGCGCCGCGCCCGTAGCCAGGACTACCGGCTCGATTCGGCATGGTTCGGTCAGGGCGCCACGTTGAAGAAGAAAGCGCTCGACGAGGCGTTGAAGATGACCGCGTAG
- a CDS encoding recombination directionality factor: MIKGLAITPPVIGRIAIGHVVEKNGKRLPEKDDFFTITTQVQTWDGWMLHPLQTQLAEGIPNGKLRAIPVRLLFNAPDLNLRAQYSLFDRNTGRPVCVGDGETARRRTQEGLQELPCLGPDGCEFGRTGGCKLFGRLNVQIDGQDDDLGSFIFRTTGYNSIRTLAARLAYFDAVSGGLAKYMPLLLRLRGKSTTLSYRTPVYYVDLTLREGKTLAEVVGVARQAAEQHAEQGVDAVRLEEAARGAMANGCFEESDDEVPDVLDEFYPERSGTDLDEPKPQAPAVPTTPIRRSSLTPRLPKSAATT, encoded by the coding sequence GTGATAAAGGGTCTTGCCATCACACCGCCCGTAATCGGCCGGATCGCCATCGGGCACGTCGTCGAGAAGAACGGGAAGCGCCTGCCGGAGAAGGACGACTTCTTTACCATCACCACCCAGGTTCAGACCTGGGATGGGTGGATGCTCCACCCGCTGCAAACGCAGCTTGCTGAAGGCATACCCAACGGCAAGCTGCGGGCGATCCCGGTGAGGCTGCTCTTCAACGCGCCCGATCTGAACCTCCGGGCGCAGTACAGCCTTTTTGATCGCAACACCGGTCGCCCCGTGTGCGTGGGAGATGGGGAAACCGCGCGGCGGCGCACGCAGGAAGGACTGCAGGAACTCCCCTGCCTCGGTCCCGATGGGTGCGAGTTTGGCCGCACAGGCGGGTGCAAGCTCTTCGGACGGCTGAACGTACAGATCGACGGTCAGGATGACGATCTCGGCAGTTTCATCTTCCGCACGACGGGGTACAACTCGATTCGTACGCTGGCGGCACGGCTGGCGTACTTCGACGCCGTCAGCGGTGGATTGGCGAAATACATGCCGCTCCTGCTCCGGTTGCGGGGCAAGAGCACAACCCTTTCCTACCGGACGCCTGTGTATTACGTAGACCTGACTTTGCGTGAGGGCAAAACGCTCGCCGAGGTGGTCGGGGTGGCCCGACAGGCTGCCGAGCAACACGCCGAACAGGGCGTGGATGCCGTCAGACTCGAAGAGGCCGCGAGGGGAGCCATGGCAAACGGCTGTTTCGAGGAAAGCGACGACGAGGTGCCGGACGTGCTCGACGAGTTCTACCCCGAAAGGTCCGGGACTGATCTGGATGAGCCGAAGCCGCAAGCTCCTGCAGTTCCAACGACGCCGATTCGCCGGTCTAGCCTCACGCCCAGACTGCCCAAGAGCGCGGCAACCACGTGA
- a CDS encoding DUF4339 domain-containing protein: MTEAAKDWYYALKGEQVGPVDLEQIKSLIAAGTITSQTHVWNGIGDWQVAHAVDVLASLFVHDKPNSPPPLHGTDIDNRYVWAVVAVPIVGTIVEILAGIELWWLFLAANIVCCVLDEKKLKAAGHQAPNSWTTFIVPVYLWKRAELLKHKKHYFWSWVAAFVVSILMSVGNNQGIIEESACSSVTELLAENLPFRAATCKAVTITDEVSSGFYKATATLDNGKDLRITIEEKGQNQIYVTIVGW, from the coding sequence ATGACGGAAGCAGCAAAGGACTGGTATTACGCTTTAAAAGGAGAACAGGTTGGGCCGGTTGATCTCGAACAGATCAAGAGCCTGATCGCCGCAGGGACGATCACGTCTCAAACCCATGTCTGGAACGGCATAGGCGATTGGCAGGTAGCCCATGCGGTGGATGTTCTGGCATCCCTGTTCGTTCACGACAAGCCAAACTCTCCGCCGCCGCTGCACGGCACCGACATCGACAACAGATACGTCTGGGCAGTAGTAGCCGTACCCATCGTCGGTACCATCGTCGAAATCCTCGCGGGCATCGAACTGTGGTGGCTGTTCCTTGCCGCCAATATCGTTTGCTGCGTCCTCGACGAAAAGAAACTCAAAGCCGCTGGACACCAGGCACCGAATAGCTGGACGACATTCATCGTTCCCGTCTATCTGTGGAAACGAGCCGAACTGCTCAAGCATAAGAAGCACTATTTCTGGAGCTGGGTCGCCGCTTTCGTGGTGTCGATCTTGATGTCCGTTGGAAACAACCAAGGCATCATCGAAGAAAGTGCCTGCTCCTCCGTCACCGAACTTCTTGCGGAAAACCTGCCGTTTCGCGCTGCGACCTGCAAGGCGGTGACGATTACCGATGAAGTTTCCAGCGGTTTCTACAAGGCGACCGCGACGCTGGACAACGGCAAGGATCTGCGCATCACCATCGAGGAAAAAGGCCAGAACCAGATTTACGTGACGATTGTTGGTTGGTAG
- a CDS encoding MYXO-CTERM sorting domain-containing protein, with the protein MLRRFIAVPLAGTLLAACAVPAFAAGDYGLAGKQAADWLISRQDASDGSWGNAPGLKPVHTALAVRALHAMNRRDAAYYAGIAWLKNHETGNIDYRARRMVALAESGAVVSNDLQALLSEQRPGAPFNRGWGLTAAYNGSPLDTALALQAIGVSGQTVDTSAAISYLKGAQLTGTDKGWSISQNTASDATTNAMVILALVPYRAQDNTLATPLANAAATLAAQVGAGAPVQMRALAAQALLARDPASSSGIALLNGVLAQQGSDGAWGGDIHATASALQALAVAAGSDLAAQRLRVEVPDEALRAAINKALNRGALDHLNRGELAKLTSLDISGSGVTSLAGLEYATNLTALHAANNSITDTSPLNGLTQLATTDLAGNPCAGCSAGGTSMPMGETPLPAWALAALGAAFVGAMRRSRNRRGS; encoded by the coding sequence GTGCTTCGTCGTTTCATCGCCGTGCCGCTTGCCGGCACCTTGCTCGCCGCCTGCGCCGTCCCGGCGTTCGCGGCGGGCGACTACGGACTGGCCGGCAAGCAGGCTGCCGACTGGCTGATTTCCCGGCAGGACGCGAGCGACGGCAGTTGGGGCAACGCGCCCGGCCTGAAGCCCGTGCATACCGCCCTGGCCGTGCGCGCGCTGCACGCCATGAACCGGCGCGACGCCGCCTACTACGCGGGTATCGCCTGGCTGAAGAACCACGAGACCGGCAACATCGACTACCGCGCGCGGCGGATGGTGGCGCTGGCCGAGAGCGGCGCCGTGGTCTCGAACGACCTCCAGGCGTTGCTGAGCGAACAGCGCCCCGGCGCCCCTTTCAATCGCGGATGGGGACTCACCGCCGCCTACAACGGCTCGCCGCTCGATACCGCGCTCGCGCTGCAGGCGATCGGCGTCAGCGGCCAGACCGTCGATACGTCCGCCGCCATCTCCTACCTCAAGGGGGCCCAGCTCACCGGCACCGACAAGGGCTGGTCCATCAGCCAGAACACCGCCAGCGACGCCACGACCAACGCCATGGTCATCCTGGCGCTTGTTCCCTACCGGGCCCAGGACAACACGCTGGCCACGCCCCTGGCCAATGCGGCGGCGACGCTCGCGGCCCAGGTCGGCGCCGGGGCGCCGGTGCAGATGCGCGCGCTGGCCGCCCAGGCCCTGCTGGCGCGCGACCCGGCGTCTTCCAGCGGCATCGCGCTGCTGAACGGGGTGCTCGCCCAGCAGGGAAGCGACGGCGCCTGGGGCGGCGACATCCACGCCACCGCCTCGGCCCTGCAGGCGCTCGCGGTGGCGGCCGGCAGTGATCTTGCTGCGCAGCGCCTGCGCGTCGAAGTCCCCGACGAAGCCCTGCGGGCGGCCATCAACAAGGCGCTCAACCGGGGGGCGCTGGATCATCTCAATCGCGGTGAATTGGCGAAGCTGACCTCGCTCGACATCTCGGGGAGCGGGGTGACGAGCCTGGCCGGGCTGGAGTACGCCACCAATCTCACCGCGCTCCATGCCGCCAACAACAGCATCACGGACACCTCGCCCCTGAATGGCCTGACCCAGCTCGCAACCACCGATCTGGCCGGCAATCCCTGCGCCGGGTGCAGCGCGGGCGGCACGTCGATGCCCATGGGCGAAACCCCGCTGCCGGCCTGGGCGCTGGCTGCATTGGGCGCGGCCTTTGTGGGCGCCATGCGCCGTTCGCGCAACCGGAGAGGTTCATGA